A single Oligoflexus sp. DNA region contains:
- a CDS encoding TIGR02391 family protein encodes MTDAKEETLKMFAERKAAFDSLSHDGTTHAVSERLRVWIKATIEKMREHLVEEEVLRFVPANQLEHFRRVAANSHEEFELHGDLTDHIRDKLRILPESIAAHPEQFLIALKNPTIPSADPYFAMMHPTVVAHAKRRFDYKEYADAVEAALKEVNVRVKEYVKHKTQKESDGTGLMTFAFSLKDPIVVLADLSTQSGRDEQDGYARIFAGSILGIRNPKAHNNLTITPERCIHLLMLASLLMFKLDEANVP; translated from the coding sequence ATGACCGATGCGAAAGAAGAAACGCTGAAGATGTTTGCAGAGAGAAAAGCCGCTTTCGATTCTCTATCTCATGATGGAACAACCCACGCTGTCTCAGAGCGTTTGCGGGTTTGGATCAAAGCAACTATCGAAAAAATGCGTGAACATCTTGTGGAAGAAGAAGTCCTGCGTTTCGTTCCTGCGAACCAACTGGAACATTTCCGACGTGTCGCTGCCAACTCTCATGAAGAGTTTGAACTGCATGGTGACCTCACCGATCACATCAGAGACAAGCTCAGGATATTGCCTGAGTCGATTGCTGCACATCCAGAGCAATTTCTGATTGCCTTAAAAAACCCCACCATTCCTTCAGCGGATCCTTATTTCGCAATGATGCACCCAACTGTCGTTGCGCACGCGAAGCGCAGGTTTGATTACAAAGAGTATGCCGATGCCGTTGAAGCTGCTCTGAAGGAAGTCAACGTCCGAGTCAAGGAATATGTGAAGCACAAGACTCAGAAGGAAAGTGATGGGACGGGCTTGATGACGTTTGCGTTCTCGCTTAAGGACCCAATCGTTGTGCTCGCGGATCTAAGTACCCAGAGCGGCAGAGACGAGCAAGATGGTTACGCCAGGATCTTCGCGGGGTCGATACTGGGGATTCGGAATCCCAAAGCGCACAATAACCTCACCATCACTCCGGAACGTTGTATTCACCTCCTGATGCTGGCGAGTCTCCTTATGTTCAAACTCGATGAGGCGAATGTTCCATGA
- a CDS encoding tyrosine-type recombinase/integrase, with translation MQKTDKVPADPRPRSLSASLISRSPHPAPAQVAAGPWSDPNEKLLSAAEVADLLGYKQKTIYKWLEEGLIPTEAVLKNGRRVRFWRNKLLASWSSRPLSMRPKKQIKVTIHQERGKARAMWRFSQKKYSQSFDTKEEAEKFKTDFQHAWERGQLVPEIFSKEDTRKAYEEHLKKALGAAPATAHYIDQLQVESSRSESANHHADHRRTFAEAFEWFMENYSALQDTPASQMQNRSLYNVHLKEPLGDLPLASITSRQLKEFQTSLTQKPKSSGGKASDEPISAKTVRNIFAVVRSVFREAYVANFVYRNPTVGIKDPRYRKKQSRIWTEEERDRFFECCIKLDPDLHDIIGLYAYTGMRLGELAALTPEQVFEDRIHVCQKKCFKTNEIQDFLKCKLEPRDAPMNWKIREFIRGREKGPKDVPMFSYDFRHLSSRHFRKMQLKAGVPVITVHGLRHTFGTMMCDKNPHYHVVGSMMGHASIKTTMGYVRVLGKQWKEAADALLPNDQPVSGD, from the coding sequence GTGCAAAAAACAGATAAAGTACCAGCAGACCCTCGTCCCCGTTCACTTTCAGCATCGCTGATCTCACGCTCTCCACATCCGGCTCCTGCGCAAGTTGCCGCAGGTCCCTGGTCGGACCCCAATGAAAAGCTTTTGTCCGCTGCTGAGGTGGCTGATTTACTCGGCTACAAGCAAAAGACCATCTACAAGTGGCTGGAAGAGGGGTTGATCCCTACGGAGGCTGTTCTCAAAAATGGCCGTCGTGTTCGGTTCTGGCGCAACAAACTTCTCGCCTCCTGGTCGTCCAGGCCACTGAGCATGCGTCCCAAAAAGCAAATCAAGGTCACTATTCACCAGGAACGTGGAAAAGCCCGTGCCATGTGGCGTTTTTCTCAGAAAAAGTACTCGCAATCTTTTGATACGAAAGAGGAGGCGGAAAAATTCAAGACCGACTTTCAGCATGCCTGGGAACGTGGCCAGCTGGTTCCGGAGATTTTCTCCAAGGAGGACACGCGGAAAGCCTACGAGGAGCATCTGAAGAAGGCGCTCGGGGCTGCTCCAGCAACAGCCCACTATATCGACCAATTGCAGGTTGAGTCGAGCCGATCGGAATCGGCGAACCATCACGCAGATCATCGCCGCACCTTTGCTGAAGCTTTTGAGTGGTTCATGGAGAACTATAGTGCGCTCCAGGATACTCCCGCCAGCCAGATGCAAAACCGCAGCCTTTATAACGTTCACCTCAAAGAGCCTCTGGGCGATTTGCCGTTGGCTTCCATCACCAGCCGACAGCTTAAGGAATTTCAGACCAGCCTTACGCAAAAACCAAAGTCTTCCGGTGGAAAGGCTTCGGATGAACCCATTTCGGCAAAGACGGTCAGGAATATCTTCGCAGTGGTGCGAAGCGTTTTCCGAGAAGCCTACGTGGCGAACTTCGTGTATCGCAATCCCACGGTTGGCATTAAAGATCCCCGGTACAGGAAAAAGCAGTCCAGGATCTGGACTGAAGAGGAAAGGGATCGCTTTTTTGAATGCTGCATTAAGCTTGATCCTGATCTCCACGACATTATCGGGCTGTATGCGTATACCGGCATGAGGTTGGGCGAACTGGCAGCGTTGACTCCTGAGCAAGTCTTTGAGGACAGGATTCACGTTTGCCAGAAAAAGTGTTTCAAAACGAATGAGATCCAGGATTTCCTGAAATGCAAGCTTGAACCCCGTGATGCGCCCATGAATTGGAAAATCCGGGAATTTATTCGCGGCCGTGAGAAAGGTCCAAAGGATGTGCCGATGTTTTCATATGATTTTCGTCATCTCTCGTCGAGACATTTTCGGAAGATGCAGTTAAAGGCGGGCGTTCCCGTTATCACAGTTCATGGCCTGCGGCATACCTTCGGGACGATGATGTGTGATAAAAATCCGCACTACCATGTAGTTGGATCTATGATGGGTCACGCCAGCATTAAGACAACCATGGGCTACGTTCGGGTCTTGGGTAAACAGTGGAAGGAAGCTGCAGATGCATTGCTGCCAAACGATCAACCTGTTTCTGGCGATTAG
- a CDS encoding site-specific integrase, producing the protein MKFKDFASYWLETHACAHKEIGSVKGDRQMLRDHLVPRLGERSVTSISARDLAELQGELVKKEISRKTVNNIMGLLKKILRSAVDWRYIEDHPGSSVKPLRIAPQAMRHWSERDQKKFLEWAMTRDRLIYEIVAVALYTGMRRGEMEALKRDCLNFEDKVIIVRRSVCSTTHEIRDHTKGKNIRMVPMNDVVLEILRTRERLPLDSLVLPCDYDHFVEKKFKPAQRSAGLENVINFHALRHTFGTQMASKGVPLPLVKMLMGHREIKTTMGYLHTDSKHLRGATDILLRG; encoded by the coding sequence ATGAAGTTTAAGGACTTCGCCTCCTACTGGCTGGAGACCCACGCCTGCGCCCACAAGGAAATCGGTTCGGTGAAGGGAGATCGGCAGATGCTGCGTGATCACCTTGTCCCAAGGCTTGGCGAGAGGTCTGTGACGAGCATCAGCGCTCGTGATCTTGCTGAACTTCAAGGTGAACTCGTCAAAAAGGAAATCTCACGAAAGACGGTCAATAACATCATGGGTCTTTTGAAGAAGATCCTGAGGAGCGCTGTTGACTGGAGGTATATCGAGGACCATCCTGGCAGCAGCGTTAAACCCCTTCGCATCGCACCACAGGCGATGCGCCACTGGTCGGAGAGGGATCAGAAAAAATTCCTCGAATGGGCCATGACCAGGGACAGGTTGATCTACGAGATCGTGGCTGTGGCGCTCTACACAGGGATGAGGCGTGGAGAAATGGAAGCCCTCAAGAGGGACTGCCTGAACTTTGAGGATAAAGTCATCATCGTCCGGCGCAGCGTCTGCAGCACGACCCACGAGATCCGTGATCATACCAAAGGGAAAAACATCAGGATGGTTCCCATGAACGATGTCGTCCTTGAGATCCTGAGGACGCGTGAGCGGCTGCCACTCGATTCTCTGGTGCTTCCCTGTGACTATGATCATTTTGTTGAGAAGAAGTTCAAACCCGCCCAGCGGAGTGCTGGGCTTGAGAACGTCATCAACTTCCATGCACTGCGCCATACCTTTGGAACTCAGATGGCCAGCAAGGGTGTGCCGCTGCCACTGGTCAAAATGCTGATGGGCCACAGGGAAATCAAAACCACCATGGGATATCTGCACACTGACAGCAAGCACTTGCGCGGTGCCACCGACATCTTGTTGAGAGGATAA